CGCCTGTGAGCAGTTGGCCAAGGAGGGACTCAACCCTGCTCATTATGACATGAGATTTGTTAAGCCTTTGGATGAGGAGCTATTGCATGAGGTGTTTGGTAAATACAAGAAAGTTATCACTGTTGAAGACGGCTGTTTGATGGGTGGATTCGGGTCTGCGGTATTGGAATGGATGGTTGATCATGGCTATCAGGCTCAAGTGAAAAGATTGGGTATTCCTGATGCCATCATTGAACATGGTGAGCAGATTGAGCTACATAGAGAATGTGGATTTGATCCGGAAGGAATCGCCAATGCCGTCAGGGCATTTGCAGAGGTTGAATTACCCAACAAGTAATTAGATTGATAGAAGCTTTTATCAAAGTACAATTCAAAAATTTAGGTGAAGCCCTGTTGTAATTCAGCAGGGCTTTTTCAATTTTTGATTGTTTGTTATATATCAAAGCCCCATCATCATGATTGCATTTACCCAACAAGGCTCAGGGCCGGCATTGATTTTGATCCATGGATTCTGCGAATCTAAGGAAATGTGGAAAACTTTTTCCGAAGACTTATCGGCCAACTACACCGTATATTGTCCGGACCTTCCGGGCTTTGGTGAAAGTCCTTTGATTGAACCCCACATTTCGATGGAAGAGGCTGCTGTTCTCCTTCAGGATTGGATGGAGGAAAATAACATCACCAAGCCTATTGTCATTGGTCATTCTTTAGGTGGATATGTGACCTTGGCTTTGGCAGAATTGATGTGGGATGGATTGAAGGCTATAGGCTTATTCCATTCAACTGCTTTTCCTGATGATGAAGAGAAAAAACAAACCCGCAACAAGACCATTGAATTTATCAAAAAACATGGTGTGGATAAGTTTGTAGAGTCATTTGTTCCTCCATTGTTTTCAGATCAACATAGGGCTGAGCAAGCAGATCAGATTGCTGGATTGATCCAATTCGGGAAAAAGAGCTCCCAAAATGGGATGATTGCCTTTACGGCTGCCATGAGGGATAGAAAAGACCGTTTTGAATTGTGGAAAACTTTTCCTTTACCGAAATTAATGATAGCAGGAGAGCTTGACCCTGCCGTCAAAATTGAAGCGAGTAGAAAACATCAACCTTATGCCACACACTATTATGAACTCATTGGAACAGGGCACATGGGGATGTTTGAGGAACCGGAAAAGACTTTGGGCATGGTAATTAAATTCCTAAAGCACGTTGCAAAATAAAGAAAAGGTAGATTTCGAAAGGCGTATTTCGGACTTGGTATGATTTTTCACCTAAATTTGAAGTCAATGCCATTGAAAGGATGAAATTGTTAGGAAATTATTCCCAACATTAATCGAGACTATTTATTATTTTATCTATCCCTTTGTTGTCTTGATGCTCCAAGAACCGGTTGAATTCCAGGAAGTATTTACCGGGATCCTGACCTACAAAAGCCTTATAGCGGTCCTCTTTT
This Cecembia calidifontis DNA region includes the following protein-coding sequences:
- a CDS encoding alpha/beta fold hydrolase, with protein sequence MIAFTQQGSGPALILIHGFCESKEMWKTFSEDLSANYTVYCPDLPGFGESPLIEPHISMEEAAVLLQDWMEENNITKPIVIGHSLGGYVTLALAELMWDGLKAIGLFHSTAFPDDEEKKQTRNKTIEFIKKHGVDKFVESFVPPLFSDQHRAEQADQIAGLIQFGKKSSQNGMIAFTAAMRDRKDRFELWKTFPLPKLMIAGELDPAVKIEASRKHQPYATHYYELIGTGHMGMFEEPEKTLGMVIKFLKHVAK